TCTACAGCATCTGAAACAACCGAAGAATACAAGGAGGTTTAACCATGTTCTCTTACGAAATGAAAGTGACCGACTCTATTAAGTACGTTGGTGTCAACGACCACGAAATCGACCTTTTCGAAGGCCAGTTCGAAGTGCCCCTGGGCATGGCCTACAACTCCTACGTCATCATGGATGAACAGATCGCCGTGATGGATTCGGTAGACCAGAATTTTGGAGAACAATGGCTTAAGAATATCGCCGAGACCATTGGCGACAAGCAGCCCGCTTACCTGGTGGTCCACCACATGGAAATGGACCATTCCGCAAACATCAAACTGTTTATGGAAAAGTATCCCGCCGCAAAGATCGTCTCTTCCAAGATGGCCTTCACCATGATGAAGAACTTCTTTGGAACCGACTTTGCCGATCGTCAGGTTGTAGCCGGCGAAGGCACCAAGCTGGAACTGGGCGCACACACCCTGAACTTCGTTACTGCCGCCAACGTCCACTGGCCCGAAGTCATCATGAGCTATGAATCCAGCGAAAAGGTCCTGTTCTCAGCAGACGCTTTCGGCAAGTTCGGCGCTAACGACGTTGAAGACCCGGAAGGCTGGGCCTGCGAAGCCCGCCGCTACTACTTCGGCATCGTAGGAAAGTTCGGCGCCAACGCCCAGGCTGTGCTTGCAAAGCTTTCTGACATTCCCGTAGAAAAGATTTGCGCCCTCCACGGTCCCACCATCGTGGGCAACGTAGAAGAGTACCTGAACTACTACAAGATCTGGACCAACTACGACGTGGAATCTGAAGGCGTCATGATCGCCTACACCTCTGTCTATGGCAACACCAAGCAGGCTGTAGAAAAGCTGGCAGAAATCCTGAAGGCCAAGGGCTGCAAGAAGGTAGTCGTCTCTGACCTTGCCCGCGAAGACACCTACGAATGCATCGAGAACGCCTTCCGTTACGGCAAGCTGGTTCTGGCCACCACCACCTACAACACCGGCGTGTTCCCCAAGATGCGCGAATTCATCGACCACCTGCTGGAACGCAACTACCAGAAGCGCACCATCGCCTTCATGGAAAACGGTTCCTGGGCCCCCGCCGCCGCCAAGAACATGGCCACTATGTTCGATGCCGCCAAGGACATCACCATCGCCCAGAACAAGGTCAGCATCAAAATCGCCATGAAGGACGATAACATCGCCCAGATGGAAAAGCTGGCCGACGAACTGTTGGCATAAATTCGAGAATTTGAACTCGTAAAAAAAGCCGCGGATCAATCAGATCCAGCGGCTTTCTCTTTAAGGGGAAAAATTATTCCCATTGCGCTTTCGCTTTGCTCAAGCGCTGGTCGCGCGGCTCGGTCGAGCCTATGCTGAATAATGTATTGATGGCTGTGATGCCGTGTGACGTCAATAGCACATACGCATCTTTGTATCAAATGGTTGCTAGCCAATTTGATTGGTGGCGGCATTTGGATGCGTCCGCTGCTCGAAATTGGCAATGCATACCCGCGATTTTGGATCGCGGCAGTCCGTACAAGTACGACGTACATGAGACAGACAAGTGTATTGACCTTGGGTGCGGAAACTTATCTGCTGAGTATTTGCGTCTTGCTCAGGCTGAGGCTGCCAACAAAGAACACCAGTAGCCCGCAGCCTAGAACCACGGGCAGTAACAGGAGGCCGAGAATGCAAACAAGAATGATGATTACAGGTGTAAAGGCTGACATGTCTTGCTACTGATAATCCTTTATGTCGTATCCGGGAATACGTCTGGCGTCCATAAAGTAGAACTTGTCCTTGATGTTGCCGGCTTCGTCGGTTACCACGTTCATGACAGAATCCAGGGTTGTGGCAAAAACGGAGGAATCTTCTTCCGAGCGGATATACCTAAGTATAGTAAAGAGTTCATCTTCTTCTTTTGTGGTGGCGCCTGTGGGCCAGGCGACTGCAAGGACTTGCACCGAGTCTTCGGAGGTGCTTTCGTCGATGAGTCCGTCATAGACATCTTTCCAACGCATTTGATGCATGACTCCAAGAGATGTTGTATGGTACAGTCCATAGGATTCGGAAGCGAAAATCTTTTCCCCCTTTACGGTGGTTCGTGTGAATAGGAAACTCACCAAATTGGAGGGCTCGACTGTACTTATATTATAATCATTAACGACTAGGTCTAATAGACGAAGTTTTTCCGCTTTCTTGAAATGGATGGAATGATTGTAGTATTTGAATTCCTTATTAACCTGTGCGGGTACAAGCCAGTCCTGGAAAATGAGCGCGCAGGACAACGTTGCGCTGGTATCGCCATTCAGGAAGTTGACCAAGGTGGCGCTGTCAAGAGATACTTCACCTCTCTGATAGCGACTGGAATTCATGATGTCGTAATCTTTTTCAAAATCAATCTTCAGTTCCATGGATTCCGATTCGGTTTTTAGGAAACATCTGGATTGGAGTGTATCTACGTAGGTGGAATAAAAACCTCCGTAGTAGCATGGAATGACCCTGGAGTAGAAATATCCCTCTACGTAAGTGCTAAAATAGTCATCGTAGTTGTAGCAGACTTCTGTAAAGTGAGCTTCACCTGGATTTTTTGATGGAACCAACGTGTAGGTTTCCTTCAGGTTTCCACAGTTGGCGGAATCCAACTGAATTTCCAGACGATGTGTTTCATCCTGCTTTTCGAAAATGTCGCTGAAAAGGAGTCCTCCGTAAGAGTCTGAAGATTGTTCACCTTTGATCTCTTTGCCGTTTAATAAAAACTTTGTGTTTTTGTAATTGCAGACCGTAGGATCGCTAAAGCGAATTTCTACGATCATATCCTTGACGAACTTATTGATTTCGATAGTGGTATCGGTATTGCGGGAGGGGCGGAATCCATCGGAAATATGTGTTCCGTTGCCTCCGCTGGAATGGTTTAATCGAATGACGGAACTCATCCCTCCAACGATGCTGTCGAGTAGATCTCGCTCAGCACGATAGGCTTCCAGTTCCTTTTCTCTTTCCTTTTCTTCGGGGGTCATGCCGCTGTCTGTGCAGGCCGTAAATGTGCAGAACAAAAAGGAAACAAGTGTAAACCACCTTATGTTTTTCATAGAATTTGCTAGTCCTTTATGCAACGAATAGAAAGAAATGAATCTGAGCCTACTCCGCTATTGCTAACGTTCGGGGTCCAATTTTCGAATGTTATGATTTCGGCCACGAAATCATTTCTGCGATCGGATGTCCAGAAAAAGGCTACGCCACCTTGATCATAGGGATTGATTTCTCCTATGTCATCGGCGCGGCCGGCCGGTAGCACGCAGAATCCGTAGTCGTCATAACCGTTTGCGTCGCGATTGTTGTATTCACTCCAGCCATCAAGGGACTTCAGTGATTTTTCAACATTGGTCCAATCAGGATATCCCGGTATTTTATGTCCTCCGATGGCGGTAAATAGGACCTGATATTCATTGACGTTGGGCAGATGCCAGCCTTCAGGACAGATTCCACGGACTGTGCCCTTGTTATCTTCGTTAGCGCATTTCCTGTAATCGTAGCCGCAGCCTTTACCGCTTTCTGAAAATACGGCTGCGGAATCCATGGCAGCAGACCATAGGTAAAGACGGCCGTATTTTTCGCAATTTCCTTCAGCTTCACTGTTGCAGAAACTGGAGGAGTCCTGTGTCTTTGTGGGTTCCGTATAGGCGTATGCAAGATTTTCGGCCATCCAGGTTTGACTGCCGATGGTCACGGTTTTGTATTCGCGATTGTCCCGCTTATCGACCATGGTTCCAGCGACAGCTTCTGAGGGCGGCACGTAGGCGATGCTGCTGGAAGATTCCCTGGGGTATTCCATGCTTGAGGAAGATTCCTCTTCGGCCATGGAACTGGAACTTTCCGCTAAGATTTTCGGTGCGCTGTTGCGATAATAGGTCTCGCCCTTTTCTTCCTTGCAGAGGCATCCGTCCAGTTTCCATTCAGGGGCCTTTGCGATCAAGGTGTTGAAGTCGCCGTCGCTTCCTAAATTGTATTTACAACCGTCAAGGGTAACCCAGACTTTCCTATAGCCATATTCAGACGAAAGGAATATTTCCAGGCGGTTATATTCGGAATTGTATGTTAATTCGTGACAAACCGTCTGAACGCCACCCTTCTGGTCGATGAATTCCGTAGCCTTGGAACAGGCAACGTCCTTGATCAAGGATGAGTCGGTGATCGTTTTCGACCAGGAGTTACTTCCGGAAATGCCATAACGATCTTCGCATTGGGCTATAGACAGACTGTTGGAAGAATTAGCCTGGTTTTCCTCCGGCGAATTCGGACTTCCTGAGTCGCTATCGCCGCAGGCTGTAAGGAAGACCGATGCAAGGATCGATGCAAGCAGGCAGGTGCAAAAAGACTTTTTCGTATAGTTTAGCATATAAACAACCTTCTCTCCCAAAAATCAAATTAGTTGTGGACGCAGCGAACGTTCATTCCCATGATTCGTTCTTCGAGGTCGACTCTTGCGGGTTCCTTGGCGTAATCGAACATTAATAGATAGGAAGAGAATTCATCGTCAGGGAGGAAAGACTTTTGGCGGCTCCAAATATTTACCAGTTCTCCGTAACCAAAGAAATATTCTTCTATCACGTCGCAAGCATCGCCACAATAGCCCGCCTCGTCAACGAATATTCCAAGGGGCAATGCGGAAAATCCGCTTTCGTTTGTTGCTGGGCTTTCTTGCCAAGTCCATTCCGCTGACTTAAGGGAGGCGTCGCTTACTGTTTCCAGAAGGGTGTAGATTTCATCACTGAACGGAAGATGCCAACCTTCGGGGCATGCCTTCATGGCCGCCACCTGGGTGTAAAAACGTCCAAAGATTTCACAGCTGTCGGGGTCGTTGCCTAGACAATGGGTTTTCCCTGCAAAGAAGGGGTGGGCGATGGAGTCGACATAGTTTAGGTTTTCTGCCATCCAGACCTGGTCTCCGATTTTGACACTCTTGTAACAATGGCCGTCTCGGTCATCCTGGAAAACATCATACTTTACTTTGGAGCTCAGATACTTCCAGCTCTCTTTTTGTACACTGGCGCAGACTTCTTCACTGGATGAGGGGGCGTCTTCTGATGAACTGGACAGCTCAATAGAGGAACTGGATGCGACGGAGGAACTGGAGGGAATGATCATTTCCATGAGCAAGGTATCCTTGACGCAACGTAAAGAAAATCCGTGGGATTTGGAGGATTCGTTGATGGAGTTGTCTTTTGGGTCGACGCCGAAACTGTTCACTCTTGATTGAGGTACCGTTTCGTCGAAGAAAGTATCCTGATTGTAGTCTACATAATAGTCCATTTCATCACTTTCGGTAGAAGTGATGAATCTGTCTGCGTCAGGCCAGTACGAGAAAAAATAGTTGTTGTAAAAACCGCCATGGAGAACCTTGAAACCGTAAGGGTCTTCTTTCATGATGTCGGTATAGCTCATCAGGTATTTCCATTCCAGAGTGTCGGGGACATGCCAACCCGGCATACAGATTCCCTGATGGTAGGGCTTTTTGATGGAATCCTCGGCTGTGTTGCGCAGGAAATAGGGTTTAAAATCCATGGCCTGCGTCCAATTGTACAGACGGCCGAACTTGACGCAGTTTGAATCATTGTCTTCGAAACAGCGGCTACCCTCGACCTTGTAACGAAGGTTCTCGGATGTCCAGATCAGTGCGCCAATTTCCGTGGTGTGGTAAATCTTGAAATCGCGAGGGTCGCAAATTTCATTTTCACCAAGCTTCTCGGGGCAGGATGTTGGAATATCAGCTTCAATGAGGCTAGAAGAACCTTGCTCGGTTGTTGAATTTCCGCTAATGTCGTCGGGCTCGGATGAGTTACTGCATGCGGAGAACTCGACTAGAATCGCCAAAAGGGTTGCGATGAAAAGAGGGAATGTTTTTCTTTTAAGCGAATGCATTTTACAAATATAGTATAGATACGTATAAATAAAAAAAGCCGAGGAAGATGTGTTGACCCGAATCCGCTGTCCAGCAGATTTCCACAAACTTTGTCCCCGTGACCTTGTGATATCTTGTTCAGGTTTGGGCCGTCTGGCGATCGGGGGGCAATGTATTAGCAGATCTATTGCTAGTGCCTTGCACACCCTTCGCAGAACTTGTGAAACTTTTAGAAATTGGCGAAATTGAACCAAAAACGCCAAATCCGTACTCAGACTTGGCTAAAAATGAAAAGCCGTGGAAGTGTTCCTTCCAGCGGCTTTGCTTCATATTCTCAATGTGTTTGTCGGTCTAATTCAGGCCTGGGCAACCCTTGTCCCGTCGTCGCAATCACTGTGCAAGCTTGTTGCAAAACTGTGCTAGTTCGGGGACAAGGATTTTGGGGCGTTACAGATCTGGAGATGCAGATGGTGGATTCAGGCGAACTGCCCAAGCGTGCCCGCTACTACCAGGATATCTGCGATACGGAAACTCTCGGGAGTTCCCATAAATACAAGGAACTCAAGGAACAATACGTCATCTTTCTCTGCCCGGAAGATATCTTCGGCAAGAATCGACCGATTTACGAATTTGAAAATCGCGAAAAGGAAGACCATTCCTTGATTTTGGGAGACCTGACTTACAAGATTTTTGGGAACTTCGTTCCTAATTTGTGCGGCTCAGAAATGGACAAATAAATTTGTCCGCTTCATTCGCCTTAGCAAATTTTGTAATTTTAGTAAGTACGAGGCCGTGACCGATGAATCCATTCGCGATTACCTAAAGTATTTTGCCACCGATGAAGCAACCACTGCCGTGACGCAAGCCATCCAGAGTAAGGTTGACTTCTACCATAAGGACCCTAAGACAAGGAGCGACTACATGACATTCAAGGACATGCTTGAAGAGGAACGTGACGAAGGCCGCGCAGAGGGTCGTGTCGAAGGAGCGAATGCAAAGGCCCGAGAAATGGCTAAGGCTATGCTAGCAGAAGGCGATTCAATTGATAAAGTTGCTAGATGCTCCGGTCTTTCCGAAGAAGAGATCAAGTCTTTGTAGAATACTCTCACCACTGGTGAGACAAATTGAAAAAAGTGCGGCGTAGTTTTCCTAAACTTCCATATAGTATTCTTTAGATGAAAGTTCTCTTAGTGTTACTTTTCCATTTTTTTCTTTGTTAATCTCGTTGACGTCGACATTCTTTCCATAGTGCGATTCACCTAAAGAAAGAACTTTTATCGGTGCTTGGTTATAATTATCTACAATATAGGGGGGGGGCAAATAAGGTCACTTCAATTTGAAACCGATTTTCTACACGACTAAATTTGACGTATAGTCAATCTATCTTATTGTCATAACAAACTGTAATCATATAACAGAGGATAGCTATATGGCAAATAAAATCGAGAAGGTTTCCAAAGGTTCCCCCATGGGTGTTCATGCAATTGGAGCCCCAAAGTCAAAGGTCGTATTCATTGTCGTTGAATATCAGGACAATACAAAA
This genomic stretch from Fibrobacter sp. UWH6 harbors:
- a CDS encoding FprA family A-type flavoprotein → MFSYEMKVTDSIKYVGVNDHEIDLFEGQFEVPLGMAYNSYVIMDEQIAVMDSVDQNFGEQWLKNIAETIGDKQPAYLVVHHMEMDHSANIKLFMEKYPAAKIVSSKMAFTMMKNFFGTDFADRQVVAGEGTKLELGAHTLNFVTAANVHWPEVIMSYESSEKVLFSADAFGKFGANDVEDPEGWACEARRYYFGIVGKFGANAQAVLAKLSDIPVEKICALHGPTIVGNVEEYLNYYKIWTNYDVESEGVMIAYTSVYGNTKQAVEKLAEILKAKGCKKVVVSDLAREDTYECIENAFRYGKLVLATTTYNTGVFPKMREFIDHLLERNYQKRTIAFMENGSWAPAAAKNMATMFDAAKDITIAQNKVSIKIAMKDDNIAQMEKLADELLA
- a CDS encoding FISUMP domain-containing protein; amino-acid sequence: MAILVEFSACSNSSEPDDISGNSTTEQGSSSLIEADIPTSCPEKLGENEICDPRDFKIYHTTEIGALIWTSENLRYKVEGSRCFEDNDSNCVKFGRLYNWTQAMDFKPYFLRNTAEDSIKKPYHQGICMPGWHVPDTLEWKYLMSYTDIMKEDPYGFKVLHGGFYNNYFFSYWPDADRFITSTESDEMDYYVDYNQDTFFDETVPQSRVNSFGVDPKDNSINESSKSHGFSLRCVKDTLLMEMIIPSSSSVASSSSIELSSSSEDAPSSSEEVCASVQKESWKYLSSKVKYDVFQDDRDGHCYKSVKIGDQVWMAENLNYVDSIAHPFFAGKTHCLGNDPDSCEIFGRFYTQVAAMKACPEGWHLPFSDEIYTLLETVSDASLKSAEWTWQESPATNESGFSALPLGIFVDEAGYCGDACDVIEEYFFGYGELVNIWSRQKSFLPDDEFSSYLLMFDYAKEPARVDLEERIMGMNVRCVHN
- a CDS encoding fibrobacter succinogenes major paralogous domain-containing protein produces the protein MLNYTKKSFCTCLLASILASVFLTACGDSDSGSPNSPEENQANSSNSLSIAQCEDRYGISGSNSWSKTITDSSLIKDVACSKATEFIDQKGGVQTVCHELTYNSEYNRLEIFLSSEYGYRKVWVTLDGCKYNLGSDGDFNTLIAKAPEWKLDGCLCKEEKGETYYRNSAPKILAESSSSMAEEESSSSMEYPRESSSSIAYVPPSEAVAGTMVDKRDNREYKTVTIGSQTWMAENLAYAYTEPTKTQDSSSFCNSEAEGNCEKYGRLYLWSAAMDSAAVFSESGKGCGYDYRKCANEDNKGTVRGICPEGWHLPNVNEYQVLFTAIGGHKIPGYPDWTNVEKSLKSLDGWSEYNNRDANGYDDYGFCVLPAGRADDIGEINPYDQGGVAFFWTSDRRNDFVAEIITFENWTPNVSNSGVGSDSFLSIRCIKD